The following coding sequences lie in one Nitratireductor mangrovi genomic window:
- a CDS encoding phage terminase small subunit P27 family — translation MRGRKPLPTAMKIVLGNPGKRPLNHLEPKPVTAMPTCPAHLSPTAKAEWKRLGRYLHRLGIMSDLDRAAFAAYCQAYGRWVEAEKRLKETPTLLKTPAGYVQPSPWLAIANKNVELMHKFMCELGLSPSSRSRVTTSSPLGPKPWEFSGLEAEDDEFFS, via the coding sequence ATGCGCGGACGCAAGCCTCTTCCGACAGCGATGAAGATCGTGCTTGGCAACCCTGGCAAGCGGCCGCTCAACCACCTGGAGCCGAAACCCGTGACCGCCATGCCCACCTGCCCCGCCCACCTGTCACCGACGGCCAAGGCCGAATGGAAGCGGCTTGGCCGCTATCTCCACCGGCTCGGCATCATGAGCGATCTCGACCGGGCCGCCTTCGCTGCCTATTGCCAGGCCTACGGCCGCTGGGTGGAAGCCGAAAAACGGCTGAAGGAAACGCCGACGCTGCTCAAGACGCCTGCCGGCTACGTGCAGCCTTCCCCCTGGCTGGCGATCGCCAACAAGAATGTCGAGCTCATGCACAAGTTCATGTGTGAACTCGGCCTCTCTCCGTCATCCCGGAGCCGGGTGACCACCAGCTCTCCCCTCGGCCCGAAGCCATGGGAGTTCAGCGGCCTGGAAGCCGAAGACGACGAGTTCTTCTCGTAA
- a CDS encoding CaiB/BaiF CoA transferase family protein, with the protein MSAHGPLFGESVLDLTRAFGGPLCTMMLGEMGAQVIKVEEPSSGDETRTWPVKLGAGLSTYFATLNRNKHSLTLNLKSDEGRAIALELAGRSGIFVENFTPGVAERLGVGYEAIRSKRPDVIYCSISGFGQSGPYRNRKGYDPILQAMGGLMGVTGEKGGGPIKSMIPVADIAAGLAASNAILAAIVHREKTGEGQYLDMSMMDVMVSLTTILGTAVLNGGRVPPRSGTENPVRVPSAAFECSDGKYLQLVPNQRQWKSFCDVVGAPELADDPRFIDNLARIDNQDELYPRLRAIFRTRTSAEWEDKLLAAGIPAGPILLLDELFKNPQVVAREMVFEYDHPTGGPVKALNLPFRMSGSPVRMNCVPPDLGEHTDDILKSLGRSSEDIRRMRESGVV; encoded by the coding sequence ATGAGTGCGCATGGCCCGCTGTTCGGCGAAAGCGTTCTGGACCTCACACGCGCGTTTGGGGGGCCTCTGTGCACCATGATGCTGGGCGAGATGGGCGCCCAAGTCATCAAGGTGGAAGAACCCTCGTCCGGCGACGAAACACGCACCTGGCCGGTGAAGCTGGGAGCGGGTCTCAGCACCTATTTTGCAACGCTGAACCGCAACAAGCACTCTCTTACGCTCAATCTGAAGTCGGATGAGGGCCGTGCCATCGCGCTGGAACTTGCCGGGCGCAGCGGCATCTTCGTCGAGAACTTCACGCCCGGCGTCGCGGAACGGCTCGGTGTCGGCTACGAAGCCATCCGCAGCAAGCGGCCGGATGTGATCTACTGTTCGATCTCGGGCTTCGGCCAGAGCGGCCCCTACCGCAATCGCAAGGGCTACGACCCCATCCTGCAGGCGATGGGCGGCCTGATGGGCGTCACCGGAGAGAAAGGCGGCGGACCGATCAAGTCCATGATTCCCGTCGCCGATATCGCTGCAGGGCTCGCGGCATCGAATGCGATACTTGCCGCAATCGTCCATCGCGAAAAGACCGGCGAAGGCCAATATCTCGACATGTCGATGATGGACGTGATGGTTTCGCTCACGACCATCTTGGGCACGGCTGTCCTCAACGGAGGGCGTGTACCGCCCCGCTCGGGAACGGAAAATCCGGTGCGGGTACCATCAGCGGCATTCGAGTGCAGCGATGGCAAGTACCTGCAACTCGTTCCCAACCAGCGCCAGTGGAAATCCTTCTGCGACGTCGTGGGCGCGCCGGAACTCGCCGACGATCCGCGGTTCATCGACAATCTCGCAAGGATCGACAACCAGGACGAGCTCTACCCGCGCCTGCGCGCGATTTTCCGCACCCGCACATCGGCAGAATGGGAAGACAAGCTTCTGGCAGCCGGCATACCGGCCGGGCCAATCCTGCTGCTCGACGAACTGTTCAAGAATCCCCAGGTTGTCGCGCGCGAAATGGTCTTCGAATACGACCATCCGACCGGCGGTCCGGTAAAGGCTCTCAACCTGCCGTTTCGCATGAGCGGGTCACCGGTCCGGATGAACTGCGTGCCTCCGGACCTCGGTGAGCACACCGACGATATTCTCAAAAGCCTTGGACGCAGTTCGGAAGACATCCGGCGAATGCGTGAATCCGGCGTGGTGTAG
- a CDS encoding ABC transporter permease, giving the protein MPFPRLSTITAIFTIGFLVLPFVVVVGASFDTSNQFTIQFPPRDLALDRYAEIPIRYAELFLNSLIVAVSAAILAALFGTLAALALVRGRLAMPEMIHAFFRLPIQIPLIVTGAAFLQFYTMVGAHTDMYLTRSLLGLILAHLIVALPYAIGSVSAVLARIDSAYEEAAESLGASRWVTFRDVTFPAIRPGILVGGFYAFAVSFGDVPISIFLVNADTMTLPVAIFNDMQVDFQPYILALSTLVIVMSLAMMLAIQKVVGLDFVLSARRKQ; this is encoded by the coding sequence ATGCCGTTCCCCAGACTAAGCACGATCACCGCCATTTTCACGATCGGCTTCCTTGTTTTGCCTTTTGTCGTGGTGGTCGGGGCCTCCTTCGACACCAGCAACCAGTTCACGATTCAGTTCCCGCCGCGGGATCTTGCATTGGATCGATATGCCGAAATCCCGATTAGGTATGCCGAGCTCTTCTTGAATAGCCTTATCGTAGCTGTTTCAGCCGCGATATTGGCTGCATTGTTCGGCACGCTCGCCGCACTCGCCTTAGTTCGCGGACGTCTTGCGATGCCGGAGATGATCCATGCCTTTTTCCGCCTTCCGATACAGATACCGCTAATCGTCACCGGCGCGGCGTTCCTGCAGTTTTACACGATGGTTGGCGCGCACACCGATATGTATCTGACGCGGAGCCTTCTCGGCCTCATTCTTGCGCACTTGATTGTGGCACTGCCATACGCGATTGGCTCTGTATCGGCTGTGCTGGCGCGCATTGATTCGGCATACGAAGAGGCCGCCGAGAGCCTTGGCGCATCGAGATGGGTTACCTTTCGCGACGTCACGTTTCCGGCAATACGGCCGGGCATTCTCGTTGGAGGATTCTACGCGTTTGCGGTATCTTTTGGAGATGTCCCGATTTCGATCTTTTTGGTCAACGCGGACACGATGACCCTGCCCGTGGCGATTTTCAACGACATGCAAGTCGACTTCCAGCCATACATACTCGCGCTCTCCACCTTGGTCATCGTGATGTCTCTTGCCATGATGCTGGCCATCCAGAAAGTCGTCGGCCTTGACTTCGTTCTGTCTGCGAGGCGCAAGCAATAG
- a CDS encoding enoyl-CoA hydratase/isomerase family protein, producing MGESVLERVEGGTAVLTLNRPEARNALNRALVDDLKTRLRQLDGDPAITAIVITGADPVFCAGADLKEIAPVGVEAAFARAEASMDLHRLLPRLRKPVIAAVNGHALAGGCGLALACDLVVAADTAQFGYPETPRGLVAALVMVNLTRLVGRRTALELLLTGRRVTAERARELGMINEVVGKTDLMPRALTLAAELGGHPPTAVSFTKSLFYEVAELPFDSALARARDVNLRMRMTDAGMRGAAAFFEKGGKGK from the coding sequence ATGGGTGAATCGGTGCTTGAGCGCGTCGAAGGCGGCACCGCCGTCCTGACGCTCAATCGACCCGAAGCGCGCAACGCACTTAACCGCGCACTTGTGGACGATCTCAAGACGCGCCTGCGACAGCTCGACGGCGACCCGGCCATCACGGCGATCGTCATTACAGGCGCCGACCCCGTTTTCTGCGCTGGCGCGGATCTGAAGGAAATCGCCCCGGTCGGCGTGGAGGCGGCGTTCGCGCGAGCCGAGGCGTCGATGGACTTGCATCGCCTGCTGCCTCGGCTTCGCAAACCGGTAATCGCAGCCGTCAACGGCCACGCCCTCGCCGGGGGGTGCGGTCTGGCGCTGGCGTGCGACCTGGTCGTGGCCGCCGACACCGCGCAATTCGGCTATCCGGAAACTCCCCGCGGCCTGGTTGCTGCACTTGTGATGGTGAACCTCACACGGCTCGTCGGGCGCCGGACCGCGCTTGAACTTCTGCTTACCGGCCGCCGGGTCACCGCCGAGCGTGCACGGGAGTTGGGGATGATCAATGAAGTCGTGGGGAAGACGGACCTGATGCCGCGCGCTCTCACGCTCGCAGCGGAACTCGGCGGCCATCCGCCGACAGCGGTCAGTTTCACAAAGAGCCTGTTTTACGAAGTGGCCGAGCTTCCCTTTGATTCCGCGCTGGCGCGGGCGCGGGATGTTAATCTGAGGATGCGCATGACAGATGCAGGCATGCGCGGCGCGGCGGCTTTTTTCGAAAAAGGCGGCAAAGGGAAATAG
- a CDS encoding site-specific DNA-methyltransferase produces the protein MTTGDRSLQLDYRPLDILIPYARNARTHSEAQVAEIAASIREFGWTNPILVDGENGVVAGHGRLLAARKLGMAQVPVIELAGLSEAQRRAYVIADNRLALNAGWDNELLALEFGDLESLGFDLALTGFGEEEIAALTARGTTGLTDPDAIPAPPAKPASRRGDLWVLGNHRLICGDATSEADVARLLGCVSPHLLVTDPPYGVNYDPAWRGKLNGAEGLATGKVANDDRADWREAWALFSGDVAYVWHGALHAGIVAESLEASGFAIRSQIVWDKTRLVIGRGDYHWQHEPAWYAVRKGRKGHWKGDRKQTTVWQIPHRKNDSGHGTQKPVECMRRPIENNSSPGQAVYEPFSGSGTTIIAAEMTGRCCHAIELDPAYVDVAVKRWQSFTGETAMLEGGDASFATVAAERGAQAS, from the coding sequence ATGACCACAGGCGATCGTTCTCTTCAGCTGGATTACAGACCCCTCGACATACTGATCCCGTACGCCCGCAACGCGCGCACTCATTCCGAGGCGCAGGTGGCAGAGATCGCGGCATCCATCCGGGAGTTCGGGTGGACCAACCCCATCCTGGTCGACGGCGAGAACGGGGTCGTTGCCGGCCACGGACGGTTGCTGGCGGCGAGAAAGCTCGGCATGGCACAGGTTCCGGTCATCGAGCTCGCAGGTCTCAGCGAGGCACAAAGGCGCGCCTACGTCATCGCCGACAACAGGCTGGCGCTCAACGCCGGGTGGGACAACGAGCTGTTGGCGCTGGAGTTCGGCGATCTGGAGAGCCTGGGCTTCGATCTGGCCCTAACCGGCTTCGGCGAGGAGGAGATCGCGGCGCTGACTGCGCGCGGCACGACCGGCCTCACCGATCCGGATGCCATCCCTGCCCCGCCCGCAAAGCCTGCAAGCCGTCGCGGCGATCTCTGGGTCCTCGGCAACCATCGTCTGATCTGCGGTGATGCCACCAGTGAAGCGGACGTCGCCCGCCTGCTGGGTTGCGTCTCCCCTCACCTGCTGGTCACCGATCCTCCCTATGGCGTCAACTACGATCCGGCCTGGCGCGGGAAGCTGAATGGTGCCGAGGGGCTTGCGACCGGCAAGGTGGCCAACGACGACCGCGCCGACTGGCGTGAGGCCTGGGCACTGTTTTCCGGCGATGTCGCCTATGTCTGGCACGGCGCCCTTCACGCCGGGATCGTGGCGGAAAGCCTCGAGGCCTCGGGCTTTGCCATCCGGTCCCAGATCGTATGGGACAAGACCCGCCTGGTGATCGGCCGCGGGGACTATCACTGGCAACATGAGCCGGCGTGGTACGCTGTGCGCAAGGGCAGGAAGGGCCACTGGAAGGGCGACCGCAAGCAGACGACCGTCTGGCAGATACCGCACCGCAAGAACGACAGCGGCCATGGCACGCAGAAGCCGGTGGAGTGCATGCGCCGCCCGATCGAGAACAATTCCTCTCCCGGTCAGGCCGTCTACGAGCCGTTCAGTGGATCCGGCACGACGATCATAGCCGCAGAGATGACGGGGCGGTGCTGCCATGCCATCGAGCTCGACCCGGCCTATGTCGATGTGGCGGTGAAGCGCTGGCAGTCCTTCACCGGCGAGACGGCCATGCTGGAAGGCGGCGATGCGTCCTTTGCGACTGTGGCTGCCGAACGCGGTGCGCAGGCAAGCTGA
- a CDS encoding enoyl-CoA hydratase/isomerase family protein, which yields MARSHSNFETLDVTVEDHIARVAINRPDNLNAINMVLYEDIFQAFRSINDDTAVWVAILTGNGRAFSVGADLKERQTMTKADVQRRRRLAPLMFGAMSAARCPVIAAINGFAFGGGFELALACDVLVASENAEFSLPETRLGVIPAGGATQRLSRMIGVHKAKEIILTGRKMTAREIFDLGILNRLAPEGEAERVAREIADEMKQSAPMALTQAKKAVNGSMNIGLDVGLQFEAEAYQACLASKDRDEGLAAFREKRKPRYTGE from the coding sequence ATGGCACGATCCCACAGCAATTTCGAAACGCTCGACGTCACTGTCGAGGACCATATCGCCCGAGTCGCCATCAATCGCCCGGACAACCTCAATGCGATCAACATGGTACTTTATGAGGACATCTTTCAGGCGTTCCGAAGCATCAATGATGACACCGCCGTGTGGGTTGCGATCCTGACCGGCAACGGCAGGGCGTTTTCGGTCGGCGCCGACCTGAAGGAGCGCCAGACGATGACGAAAGCCGACGTCCAACGCCGCCGTCGGCTAGCCCCGCTAATGTTCGGCGCGATGAGCGCCGCCCGCTGCCCGGTCATTGCCGCTATCAATGGCTTCGCATTCGGCGGCGGTTTTGAGCTTGCCCTCGCCTGTGACGTCCTGGTGGCGTCAGAAAATGCGGAATTCTCGTTGCCGGAGACGAGGCTTGGCGTGATACCCGCCGGCGGCGCGACCCAGCGCCTCTCGCGAATGATCGGGGTTCACAAGGCGAAGGAGATCATTCTGACCGGCCGCAAGATGACGGCTAGGGAGATCTTCGATCTCGGCATCCTCAACAGGCTGGCGCCCGAGGGCGAAGCGGAGCGAGTGGCGCGCGAGATAGCCGACGAGATGAAGCAGAGCGCGCCCATGGCGCTCACCCAGGCAAAGAAGGCGGTGAACGGCTCAATGAACATCGGTCTCGACGTAGGCCTTCAGTTCGAAGCGGAAGCGTATCAGGCATGTCTTGCCTCGAAGGATCGCGACGAGGGTCTCGCCGCGTTCAGGGAGAAGCGGAAACCCCGCTACACGGGCGAGTAA
- a CDS encoding IclR family transcriptional regulator: protein MAVKVLSSVVKTLSLLEVIAEHDDPIRLADLSHKLGEGRGTIYQRLMTLVEVGWLEQPEPGTYRLSLQLATIGQAALEQASFGERTTAVLRELALDTEETASLAVLSGIQAQIIKRVESHVVVRAEVRVGTLLSLSDSSSGRVLTAFADADYRGLLKQKGARLASEKLLKEVRDRGYAVSSGKDVAGVRSVAVPLFDKKGNCAAALSVVTPEARFDSDRLIAPLLQASRKLKNATVLY from the coding sequence GTGGCGGTCAAAGTCCTAAGTTCTGTAGTTAAGACGCTTTCATTGCTCGAGGTGATCGCAGAGCACGATGATCCGATCCGCTTGGCTGATTTGAGTCATAAGCTTGGCGAGGGACGCGGGACGATCTACCAAAGGCTGATGACGCTAGTTGAAGTAGGTTGGCTGGAGCAGCCCGAGCCTGGCACGTATCGCTTGTCCTTGCAGCTAGCAACGATAGGACAAGCTGCGCTTGAGCAGGCGAGCTTCGGCGAGCGTACAACCGCTGTACTCAGAGAATTGGCTCTCGATACAGAAGAAACTGCGTCATTAGCTGTGCTCAGTGGTATCCAGGCTCAGATTATCAAACGCGTCGAGTCTCATGTGGTAGTTCGTGCCGAAGTTCGGGTTGGAACGCTTCTTTCTTTGTCGGATAGCTCATCAGGTCGTGTCTTGACCGCATTCGCGGACGCCGATTATCGAGGTTTGCTTAAGCAAAAGGGCGCTCGCTTAGCCTCGGAGAAGCTCCTCAAGGAGGTGCGTGACCGCGGCTATGCCGTATCGAGCGGAAAGGACGTCGCGGGTGTTCGCTCTGTGGCTGTGCCGTTGTTCGACAAGAAAGGCAATTGCGCAGCTGCACTTTCGGTGGTTACACCGGAAGCCCGTTTTGATAGTGACCGCTTGATCGCACCCCTCTTGCAAGCATCGCGTAAGCTCAAAAACGCCACCGTATTGTATTGA
- a CDS encoding ABC transporter permease yields MPEQLVARLTDRAKPIPKGKDEKVPASKATARNKVNWSGLIWFPGALSFVLLVLPQFAFLEASFHADIGLGQVAHTYSLDNYVRVLADPFYLWSIWQTFYLSATATAFSLMLAVPTAYTLARAGGNTASLWLNVILATSLITVVIKLMGLNIIFGQVGPINEALRWLGLVDRSLPFVNNEIGVLIGLVQYTLPILILLLFGVVQTIPSHLEEAAEVHGAKRATIFFSIIVPLLRNGLISGGLIAFNMSMGAFTSAVLMGGGRVLIMPVLIQQHIIQRAEYGTGAALAAVLLVFVFAINVGTGVFLMRSERKRAARAMN; encoded by the coding sequence ATGCCTGAGCAACTGGTTGCAAGGCTGACGGACCGGGCAAAGCCAATCCCCAAAGGGAAAGATGAGAAAGTGCCGGCCTCAAAGGCAACTGCTCGGAACAAAGTCAACTGGTCTGGACTCATCTGGTTTCCGGGTGCGCTCTCGTTCGTCCTTCTCGTTCTGCCGCAGTTTGCATTTCTTGAGGCCAGCTTCCATGCAGATATCGGTCTCGGGCAGGTAGCCCATACCTACAGCTTGGACAACTATGTTCGTGTCTTGGCCGATCCGTTCTATCTCTGGTCAATCTGGCAGACGTTCTACCTTTCGGCCACTGCCACAGCGTTTAGTCTCATGCTGGCTGTACCAACGGCCTACACGCTGGCACGCGCAGGAGGTAATACCGCAAGCCTGTGGCTCAATGTGATCTTGGCCACGTCATTGATCACTGTTGTCATAAAGCTGATGGGGCTCAATATCATCTTTGGACAAGTCGGCCCCATAAATGAAGCACTGCGTTGGCTGGGTCTCGTCGACCGGTCGTTGCCATTCGTCAACAACGAGATCGGCGTTCTGATCGGCCTTGTACAGTACACGCTGCCGATCCTGATCTTGCTGCTTTTCGGCGTCGTACAGACGATACCCTCGCATCTCGAGGAGGCCGCTGAAGTTCACGGGGCCAAGCGCGCGACTATCTTTTTTTCGATTATTGTTCCGCTCCTGAGGAACGGCCTGATAAGCGGCGGGCTCATTGCTTTCAACATGAGTATGGGCGCATTCACCTCAGCGGTTCTCATGGGAGGCGGCCGCGTCCTGATAATGCCCGTGTTGATCCAGCAGCACATCATTCAGCGCGCCGAATACGGGACGGGTGCGGCACTGGCGGCAGTGCTGTTGGTGTTTGTCTTCGCGATCAATGTTGGAACAGGCGTTTTTCTCATGCGCTCCGAGCGCAAACGCGCTGCCAGAGCAATGAACTGA